In Actinomycetota bacterium, the sequence CTTTGGCCTTGCCGTAGCCGAGTCCGACACGGCCGTTGCCGTCTCCCACCACGACGAGCGCGGTGAAGGAGAACCGGCGGCCGCCCTTCACGACCTTCGCGACACGGTTGATCGCGATCACCCGCGACTCGCGCAGCCCGTCAGAGGGGGCGTTCGCGGAGGGGTTGGGTTGGTACGCCATCAGAACTCCAGACCTGCGTCGCGGGCGGCGGCGGCGACCGCCGCGACCCGACCGTGGTAGAGGTAGCCCCCGCGGTCGAAGACCACCTTCGAGATGCCGGCGGCCTTCGCCCGATCGGCGATGAGCGAGCCGAGGCGGGTGGCCGCGTCGACGGTCGACCCGGTGCCCGCTGCGCGCACCTCGGCCTCTGTCGTGCTCGCCGACGCGAGCGTCACGCCGGCGTCGTCGTCGATCACCTGCAGCATCAGGTGCTTGTTGGACCGGTACAGCGCGAGGCGGGGGCGCTCTCGCGTGCCGTGGATCTTCTTGCGGACGCGGTCGTGGCGGCGGATCCGCGATTCGCGGCGCTGCTTGGACATGTTGCTCATGACGTCACTTCTTCCCGGCCTTGCCGGCCTTGCGGAGGATGCGCTCCCCGAGATAGCGCACGCCCTTGCCCTTGTAGGGCTCTGGCTTGCGGATCGAGCGGATGTTCGCGGCCACCTGTCCGACGGCTTCTTTGTCGATGCCGCGCACCACGATGCGCGTCGGGCTGGGAACGTCGAACGTGACCCCCTCTGGGGCCTTCACGTTCACGGGATGCGAGAAGCCGAGAGCGAGACGCAGCGCGTCGGGGCCCTGAGCCTCGGCGCGGTAGCCGACGCCGACAATCTCGAGCTCTTTCACGAAGCCGTCGGTCACGCCGACGACCATGTTGTTGACGAGCGTGCGCGAGAGGCCGTGCATGCTGCGCGCCTCGCGCTCGTCGTCGGGACGCTCGACGAGCAACTGGCCGTCGTCGCCCTTGCGGACCGAGATGATGGCGGGCAGCTCACGGGAGAGCGTGCCGAGCGGGCCCTTCACGGTGACCGTCGAGCCGGTGATCGAGACGTCGACGCCGGACGGGACCGGGATCGCAGCCTTGCCGATGCGGGACATGGATCAGCTCCTCGCGCTCACCAGACGTAGCAGAGGACTTCGCCGCCCACGTTGCGCTTGCGCGCCTCGCGGTCGGTCATCAGCCCTTGGCTCGTGGACAGGACAGCGACACCGAGACCGCCGAGAACGCGCGGCACGGTCGTCGAGTTGCGGTACACGCGCAGGCCGGGGGTCGAGACCCGCTTCAAGCCGGCGATCGTGCGGTGGCGATCGTGGGAGTACTTCATCGAGATGGTCAACACGTCACCTGGCCCCTTCGGGGATGCGGCGACGGAGAACCCGCTGATGTAGCCCTCTTGCTCGAGGATCTTCGCGAGCGCGACCTTCTGCTTGGAGGACGGCATGCGCACCTCATCGTGCATCGCCGTGTTGGCGTTGCGGATGCGGGTCAGCATGTCGGCGATGGGATCAGTCAGCATCGGTACCTCACCAGCTCGACTTGGTCAGACCGGGGATCTCGCCGGCATGGGCCAGCTCACGCAGGCACACGCGGCAGAGGCCGAACTTGCGGAAGACGGAACGAGAGCGCCCACAGCGCCGGCAGCGGGTGTAGCCGCGCACCTTGTACTTGGGCTTGGCTGCCGCCTTGTTGATAAGAGACTTCTTGGCCATGTCCTAGGACCTCTCGCTCACTTCTTCTTGCCCTTGACCGGGCCACGGGCCTGCCGACGCCTTGTCGTGAGTGGCGCAGCGGCCACCTCGGCGCCTGTCTTGAACGGGAACCCGAACGCATCCAACAGCGCCTTGCCCGACGCGTCGTCGGCGGCGGTGGTGACGATCGTGACGTCCATTCCCCGAGGGCTGTCGATCTTGTCGTACTCGATCTCGGGGAACACCGTCTGGTCGTTGAGACCGAAGGTGTAGTTGCCCCTGCCGTCCCACGAATTGGCCGGCAGGCCGCGGAAGTCGCGAATACGGGGGATCGCCACCGACACCAGCCGGTCGAGGAACTCCCACATCCGGTCGCCGCGCAAGGTCACCTTGCAGCCGATCGACTGGCCTTCACGCAGCTTGAAGCCGGCGATCGACTTCTTTGCCTTGGTGACGACCGGCTTCTGGCCGGTGATCCTCGTGAGGTCGCTCACCGCGCCCTCGAGCAGGGAGGGCTGCTGGGTCGCCTTGCCGACGCCCATGTTGACCACGATCTTGTCGAGGCGCGGCACCTGCATGATGTTCGCCAGCCCGAGGTCGCCCAGGAGCTTGTCGCGCACCTGGTCGTCGTACTTGCGCTTCAGGCGCGGAGCAACGACGGTGGTGGTCGTGTCGGTTGCGCTCATCAGATCACCTCACCAGTGCGCTTCGCGATGCGGTCCTTCGACCCGTCTTCGTTGACCCGATAACCGACGCGGGTGGGCTTGCCCTTGTGGACGAGCATCACGTTGGACACGTCGATCGGCATGTCACGGTCGATGATCCCGCCCTGCTGGTTCTGGCCCCTGGCCTTCTGGTGCTTCTTCGCGACGTTCATGCCGTCGACGATCACCTTGCCCTGCTTGGGCAGCACCGTCATCACCTCACCCTGACGGCCCTTGTCCTTGCCGGCGAGCACCACGACGGTGTCACCCTTCTTGATCTTCACGTCAGATCACCTCCGGGGCGAGGGAAACGATGCGCATGAACCGCTTGTCGCGCAGCTCGCGCCCGACCGGGCCGAAGATGCGCGTGCCGCGCGGGGTCAGGTCGTCCTTGATGATGACGGCGGCGTTCTCGTCGAACCTGATGTAGCTGCCGTCGGGACGGCGCTTTTCCTTCTTGGTGCGAACGACGACGCACTTCACGACGTCGCCCTTCTTCACACCGGCGCCGGGGATGGCGTCTTTCACGGTGGCGATGAAGATGTCGCCGATCGAGGCGTAGCGACGGCGCGTGCCGCCGAGCACCTTGATCACGAGCACCTCTTTCGCGCCGCTGTTGTCGGCGACGCGAAGGCGCGATTCCTGCTGGATCACTTCGCACGCTCCAGGATCTCGACGACCCGCCAGCGCTTGGTCTTCGACATCGGACGGGTCTCCATCACCCGCACCTTGTCGCCGACGTTCGCGTCGTTGGCCTGGTCGTGCGCGT encodes:
- the rplN gene encoding 50S ribosomal protein L14, coding for MIQQESRLRVADNSGAKEVLVIKVLGGTRRRYASIGDIFIATVKDAIPGAGVKKGDVVKCVVVRTKKEKRRPDGSYIRFDENAAVIIKDDLTPRGTRIFGPVGRELRDKRFMRIVSLAPEVI
- a CDS encoding type Z 30S ribosomal protein S14; the encoded protein is MAKKSLINKAAAKPKYKVRGYTRCRRCGRSRSVFRKFGLCRVCLRELAHAGEIPGLTKSSW
- the rplE gene encoding 50S ribosomal protein L5, which encodes MSATDTTTTVVAPRLKRKYDDQVRDKLLGDLGLANIMQVPRLDKIVVNMGVGKATQQPSLLEGAVSDLTRITGQKPVVTKAKKSIAGFKLREGQSIGCKVTLRGDRMWEFLDRLVSVAIPRIRDFRGLPANSWDGRGNYTFGLNDQTVFPEIEYDKIDSPRGMDVTIVTTAADDASGKALLDAFGFPFKTGAEVAAAPLTTRRRQARGPVKGKKK
- the rplR gene encoding 50S ribosomal protein L18; its protein translation is MSNMSKQRRESRIRRHDRVRKKIHGTRERPRLALYRSNKHLMLQVIDDDAGVTLASASTTEAEVRAAGTGSTVDAATRLGSLIADRAKAAGISKVVFDRGGYLYHGRVAAVAAAARDAGLEF
- the rpsH gene encoding 30S ribosomal protein S8, whose protein sequence is MLTDPIADMLTRIRNANTAMHDEVRMPSSKQKVALAKILEQEGYISGFSVAASPKGPGDVLTISMKYSHDRHRTIAGLKRVSTPGLRVYRNSTTVPRVLGGLGVAVLSTSQGLMTDREARKRNVGGEVLCYVW
- the rplX gene encoding 50S ribosomal protein L24, producing the protein MKIKKGDTVVVLAGKDKGRQGEVMTVLPKQGKVIVDGMNVAKKHQKARGQNQQGGIIDRDMPIDVSNVMLVHKGKPTRVGYRVNEDGSKDRIAKRTGEVI
- the rplF gene encoding 50S ribosomal protein L6, producing MSRIGKAAIPVPSGVDVSITGSTVTVKGPLGTLSRELPAIISVRKGDDGQLLVERPDDEREARSMHGLSRTLVNNMVVGVTDGFVKELEIVGVGYRAEAQGPDALRLALGFSHPVNVKAPEGVTFDVPSPTRIVVRGIDKEAVGQVAANIRSIRKPEPYKGKGVRYLGERILRKAGKAGKK